The Herminiimonas arsenitoxidans genome window below encodes:
- a CDS encoding hemolysin family protein, with the protein MDILIILGLILVNGIFAMSEIAIVTSKRIRLQKLSENGSRGAQAALDLSDSPSRFLSTIQVGITLIGIFNGAFGEASLVERLTPEVAMIPFVASYAREIALAVVVVGITFGSLILGELVPKRIAMQYPEVVASLVAAPMLWLSRLMGPFVKILTVTTEFILRILGMQHKKDDSVTEEEIAGLFREGADAGLFEKTEHDIVSRALRLDDQRVAGLMTPRLDVHFIDLEDSIEVNLAKIADSSYNRFPVCKGDISHVIGIVHAGSLFEQAIRGKSIATVDIAAATRPPLFVPETISAMQLLETLKKNRAELALVIDEYGEIEGIVTLSDVLGALVGDVSVIDEHHEVDGVRREDGSWLIDGGVSFDRFRELLETEVRFPEEASGTYHTLAGFVMTFLGHIPQMSDHFEWEGYRIEVVDMDRNRIDRLLITKLDPSPDDMPADDAG; encoded by the coding sequence GTGGACATATTAATTATCCTGGGTTTGATCCTGGTCAATGGCATTTTTGCCATGTCTGAAATTGCGATCGTTACCTCCAAACGTATTCGTCTCCAAAAATTATCTGAAAACGGCAGCAGGGGTGCACAAGCGGCACTTGATCTGTCGGACAGTCCTAGTCGCTTCCTCTCCACGATACAGGTCGGTATCACACTGATCGGCATTTTCAATGGTGCGTTCGGTGAAGCCTCGCTGGTTGAACGTCTGACGCCTGAAGTCGCCATGATTCCTTTCGTCGCTTCCTATGCGCGCGAAATTGCGCTGGCCGTGGTGGTGGTCGGTATTACCTTCGGTTCCTTGATCCTTGGTGAATTGGTGCCTAAGCGCATCGCGATGCAATATCCGGAAGTCGTTGCTTCGCTGGTTGCGGCACCGATGTTGTGGCTGTCGCGTCTGATGGGGCCATTTGTCAAAATCCTGACTGTGACGACGGAATTCATCCTGCGTATATTAGGCATGCAGCACAAGAAGGACGATTCGGTCACGGAAGAGGAAATCGCCGGCTTGTTCCGCGAAGGTGCGGATGCCGGTCTGTTTGAAAAAACCGAACACGATATCGTGTCGCGCGCCTTGCGCCTGGACGACCAGCGTGTCGCCGGTTTGATGACACCGCGCCTGGATGTCCACTTTATTGATCTGGAAGATTCGATAGAAGTGAATCTGGCCAAGATCGCTGACAGTTCGTACAACCGTTTCCCCGTCTGCAAGGGCGATATCTCGCACGTGATCGGTATCGTGCATGCGGGTAGCTTGTTTGAACAGGCAATCCGCGGCAAATCCATCGCGACTGTCGATATAGCAGCTGCTACGCGTCCGCCACTGTTTGTGCCGGAAACCATCAGCGCGATGCAGTTGCTGGAAACATTGAAGAAAAACCGCGCCGAACTGGCGTTGGTGATCGATGAATACGGCGAAATCGAAGGTATCGTTACCTTGAGCGACGTACTTGGCGCGCTGGTTGGTGATGTATCGGTGATCGATGAGCATCATGAAGTGGATGGCGTGCGTCGCGAAGATGGCTCATGGCTGATTGATGGCGGCGTATCGTTTGATCGCTTCCGCGAATTACTGGAAACCGAAGTGCGTTTCCCGGAAGAAGCGTCCGGCACGTATCACACGCTGGCTGGTTTCGTGATGACCTTCCTTGGTCACATCCCGCAAATGTCGGATCATTTCGAGTGGGAAGGTTACCGGATAGAAGTGGTCGATATGGATCGCAATCGTATCGATCGTCTACTGATTACCAAACTCGATCCATCGCCAGATGACATGCCGGCTGATGATGCGGGTTGA
- the secE gene encoding preprotein translocase subunit SecE, with product MANQPVETVGASGDKIKIVLAILAAIAGVVGFYFLSDKATAVRVAALVGGLLVAIAIAWTSASGRDFLNFSKEAVRETKKVVWPTRKEALQMTAIVFGFVLVMALFLWGTDKLLEVVLYDLILGWKR from the coding sequence ATGGCTAATCAACCCGTAGAAACTGTTGGCGCGTCAGGCGATAAGATCAAGATCGTTTTGGCGATTCTTGCCGCAATCGCGGGCGTAGTCGGATTCTATTTTTTGTCGGATAAAGCAACGGCAGTTCGTGTTGCAGCATTGGTTGGTGGTTTGCTTGTGGCAATTGCGATTGCATGGACATCTGCATCGGGTCGCGACTTCCTCAATTTTTCAAAAGAAGCAGTTCGCGAGACCAAAAAAGTAGTTTGGCCAACACGTAAAGAAGCATTGCAGATGACCGCAATTGTTTTTGGTTTCGTTTTGGTCATGGCGCTTTTCCTGTGGGGTACGGATAAGTTACTCGAAGTTGTGCTGTACGACCTGATTTTGGGCTGGAAAAGATAA
- a CDS encoding GGDEF domain-containing protein, whose amino-acid sequence MRQISEQNAVPGADDASPNATASELRAPVRGAAKSAKIHVVRARRQTLLHHKNRQNARIKRLLLIGVFALFYLIGVGVFYLHGLVDHMALIVATSLSVAVLVVFYACFALGWNNKTREKNLRVPITLCAIGIMLLMTYLAPATQILFTPFLFLTMAFVMHRVSPRTMLLLTMATLFGYMAVIASHYYQYDDWSMLKLEGALFLGLLLTLPGFVVLASRMQELHNALFKATRKIKDIEEDARRDALLGCFNRRYIVAALEQQKRMSDETGSPLCLAVIDLDHFKRVNDEAGHLGGDEVLRTFARIAEKNVRQHDVFGRYGGEEFLLVLPETSLLAALNIAERIREQVEQHDWNGKLRHRVTVSIGLTQHIPGESVLDLFSRTDTAMYMAKQGGRNQVVVEEPTADSAVA is encoded by the coding sequence ATGCGACAAATCAGTGAACAGAACGCTGTGCCGGGTGCGGACGATGCGTCGCCAAATGCGACTGCATCGGAACTGCGAGCGCCTGTGCGCGGCGCGGCCAAATCTGCAAAAATCCATGTCGTTCGTGCGCGTCGCCAAACTCTGCTGCATCACAAAAATCGCCAGAATGCGCGCATCAAGCGTCTGCTGCTGATAGGCGTGTTCGCCCTGTTTTATCTGATCGGTGTCGGCGTGTTTTACCTGCACGGCTTGGTCGATCATATGGCATTGATCGTTGCGACTAGCTTGAGTGTTGCTGTGCTCGTCGTGTTTTACGCTTGCTTCGCACTGGGTTGGAACAACAAGACCCGAGAGAAGAATCTGCGTGTTCCGATCACGTTATGTGCGATCGGCATCATGTTGCTGATGACGTATCTGGCGCCAGCCACCCAAATTCTCTTCACCCCTTTTCTGTTTTTGACGATGGCATTCGTCATGCACCGCGTCTCGCCCCGAACGATGTTGTTGCTGACGATGGCGACATTGTTTGGCTATATGGCGGTGATTGCCTCGCATTATTATCAGTACGATGATTGGTCCATGCTGAAGCTGGAAGGAGCTTTGTTCCTTGGTTTGCTGCTGACCTTGCCCGGGTTTGTTGTGCTCGCCAGCCGGATGCAGGAATTGCACAATGCCTTGTTCAAGGCAACGAGAAAAATCAAGGATATTGAAGAAGATGCGCGACGCGATGCCTTGCTCGGCTGCTTTAATCGTCGCTACATCGTCGCTGCACTGGAGCAGCAAAAGCGCATGTCGGATGAAACTGGCTCGCCCCTATGTTTAGCCGTGATCGATCTGGATCATTTCAAACGTGTGAACGATGAAGCTGGTCATCTGGGCGGCGATGAAGTTTTGCGCACCTTTGCGCGCATTGCAGAAAAGAATGTGCGCCAGCACGATGTCTTCGGTCGTTACGGCGGTGAAGAATTCCTGCTGGTTTTGCCGGAAACCTCCTTGTTGGCCGCCTTGAATATTGCCGAGCGCATACGCGAACAGGTCGAGCAACACGATTGGAATGGAAAATTGCGCCATCGCGTCACGGTCTCCATCGGCTTGACGCAACACATTCCAGGCGAATCCGTGCTGGATTTATTCTCGCGCACCGATACCGCCATGTATATGGCCAAGCAGGGCGGCCGTAATCAAGTGGTGGTCGAGGAGCCGACGGCGGATAGTGCAGTTGCCTGA
- the tuf gene encoding elongation factor Tu translates to MAKGKFERTKPHVNVGTIGHVDHGKTTLTAAIATVLSKKFGGEAKAYDQIDAAPEEKARGITINTAHVEYETANRHYAHVDCPGHADYVKNMITGAAQMDGAILVCSAADGPMPQTREHILLSRQVGVPYIIVFLNKADMVDDAELLELVEMEVRELLSKYEFPGDDLPIIKGSAKLALEGDTGPLGEQAILALAEALDSYIPTPERAVDGAFLLPVEDVFSISGRGTVVTGRIERGIVKVGEALEIVGIRDTQVTTCTGVEMFRKLLDQGQAGDNVGVLLRGTKREDVERGQVLAKPGSIKPHKHFTGEIYVLSKDEGGRHTPFFNNYRPQFYFRTTDVTGSIELPKDKEMVMPGDNVSITVMLINPIAMEEGLRFAIREGGRTVGAGVVAKIIE, encoded by the coding sequence ATGGCAAAAGGCAAATTCGAGCGGACCAAGCCGCACGTGAATGTGGGCACAATTGGTCACGTCGATCATGGTAAAACCACATTGACGGCAGCGATTGCGACCGTGTTGTCGAAGAAATTTGGCGGCGAAGCTAAAGCGTACGATCAAATTGACGCAGCGCCAGAAGAAAAAGCGCGCGGCATCACGATCAACACCGCACACGTCGAATACGAAACAGCAAACCGTCACTACGCCCACGTTGACTGCCCAGGCCATGCTGATTATGTTAAAAACATGATTACTGGTGCTGCACAGATGGACGGCGCGATCCTGGTTTGCTCCGCAGCAGACGGTCCTATGCCACAAACTCGCGAACACATCCTGTTGTCGCGTCAAGTTGGTGTTCCATACATCATCGTCTTCTTGAACAAAGCAGACATGGTCGATGACGCAGAATTGCTGGAATTGGTCGAAATGGAAGTGCGTGAGCTCCTCTCCAAATACGAATTCCCAGGCGACGACTTGCCTATCATCAAAGGTTCCGCTAAGTTGGCACTCGAAGGCGACACAGGTCCATTGGGCGAACAAGCAATCCTGGCGCTCGCAGAAGCCCTCGACAGCTACATCCCAACACCAGAACGCGCAGTTGACGGCGCATTCCTGTTGCCAGTAGAAGACGTATTCTCGATCTCCGGTCGCGGTACCGTTGTTACCGGTCGTATCGAACGCGGTATCGTCAAAGTTGGCGAAGCCCTCGAAATCGTTGGTATCCGTGACACCCAAGTCACCACCTGTACTGGTGTTGAAATGTTCCGCAAATTGCTCGACCAAGGTCAAGCAGGCGACAACGTCGGCGTATTGCTGCGTGGTACCAAGCGTGAAGACGTGGAACGTGGTCAAGTTCTGGCAAAGCCAGGTTCGATCAAGCCACACAAACATTTCACAGGCGAAATCTACGTACTGTCGAAAGACGAAGGCGGCCGTCACACACCATTCTTCAACAACTACCGTCCACAGTTCTACTTCCGTACAACGGACGTAACTGGTTCGATCGAGTTGCCGAAGGATAAAGAAATGGTTATGCCAGGCGACAACGTGTCGATCACAGTAATGTTGATCAACCCGATCGCGATGGAAGAAGGTCTGCGTTTCGCTATCCGTGAAGGCGGTCGTACCGTCGGCGCTGGTGTCGTCGCTAAAATTATTGAGTAA
- a CDS encoding DUF2905 domain-containing protein, with amino-acid sequence MIRWVAVIFIGLTVFYALIPWIIEKLGVGRIIGDVRFKLFGRMFVLPFGSTVLWSAVAFLIAEIVKRTCLFC; translated from the coding sequence ATGATACGTTGGGTTGCAGTGATTTTTATCGGTTTGACAGTTTTTTACGCGTTGATCCCGTGGATTATCGAAAAACTGGGCGTAGGTCGCATTATTGGCGATGTACGTTTCAAGCTTTTTGGCCGCATGTTCGTCCTGCCCTTCGGTTCTACCGTGCTGTGGTCGGCCGTAGCTTTCCTGATTGCCGAGATCGTAAAGCGGACCTGTCTGTTCTGCTGA
- a CDS encoding response regulator codes for MQELAGLTALIIEPHAGMRASIHNMLSIGGISKIEYAASSGSAIRPLKHKMFDLVICEYDLGEGQDGQQLLEDLRHHKIIPPSTVFIMVTAERNHEKVVSAAELALNDYVLKPFTAETLMDRIAKAIEKRNAFIPIYQLIEHGNLSEAINACVASERTHTRYQAEFIRLRAELHITLGELTEAEAIYSELFAKRSIAWARLGLATSLYMQDRFEEAEEMLTSLVAEKKQFLEAYDWLAKTQEARGQMQQAQTTLEHAVTRSPHALQRLRKLGNVALETGDTETAHRVFQQVINKAKFSEFREPEDHVHLVKTSIAKGEVKLVSSIIRDLAKSLANIKKTPACRALAAAMLHKHNGDTELAVEELGAAVLACKEPIGLSNDTKMTLALNCLENGMEQDAVEVMTSVVGNASTNVAMTRAMRLFREAGREDLGKRVTRESKSQVVDLVSAGAEKARLGDYHGAVALMSEAADKLPENPQVVFNAAVAVLKCLDSLGWDEQLGEQARTYISNARRLDPRNPRLSLLASMYRDILKKYAMERAYGVLPAKAVSNVAQIEKQ; via the coding sequence ATGCAAGAACTCGCCGGACTAACCGCACTGATTATTGAGCCGCATGCGGGTATGCGGGCCAGTATTCACAACATGCTGAGCATAGGTGGCATCAGCAAGATCGAGTATGCGGCCAGCTCAGGCAGCGCAATCCGTCCCTTGAAACACAAGATGTTCGATCTGGTGATCTGCGAATACGATCTGGGCGAAGGCCAGGATGGTCAGCAATTGCTGGAGGACTTGCGGCATCACAAGATCATTCCGCCATCTACGGTATTCATTATGGTCACGGCCGAGCGCAATCATGAAAAAGTCGTGAGCGCGGCGGAATTGGCGTTGAACGATTATGTGCTGAAGCCGTTCACGGCAGAAACGCTGATGGATCGTATCGCCAAAGCCATAGAAAAGCGTAATGCCTTCATACCGATTTACCAGCTGATCGAGCATGGGAATCTGAGCGAAGCGATCAATGCCTGCGTTGCAAGTGAGCGCACGCACACACGTTATCAGGCGGAATTTATACGTCTGCGTGCCGAGTTGCACATCACCTTGGGCGAATTGACGGAAGCGGAAGCGATCTATTCCGAGCTTTTCGCCAAGCGCTCTATCGCATGGGCGCGTCTGGGTTTGGCAACCAGTTTGTACATGCAAGACCGCTTCGAAGAAGCGGAAGAAATGCTGACTTCACTGGTCGCCGAGAAAAAGCAGTTTCTGGAAGCCTACGATTGGCTGGCCAAAACGCAGGAAGCCCGAGGGCAAATGCAGCAAGCGCAAACCACGCTGGAACATGCGGTCACGCGTTCCCCGCATGCCTTGCAGCGCTTGCGCAAGCTGGGCAATGTCGCGCTGGAAACTGGTGACACGGAAACCGCCCATCGGGTTTTTCAGCAAGTCATCAATAAAGCCAAATTTTCTGAGTTCCGCGAGCCGGAAGATCACGTGCATTTGGTCAAAACATCGATAGCCAAGGGTGAAGTAAAACTCGTTTCTTCCATTATTCGCGATCTTGCAAAATCCTTGGCCAACATCAAGAAAACGCCAGCCTGTCGCGCTTTGGCTGCTGCCATGCTGCATAAACACAATGGCGATACGGAGCTGGCAGTAGAGGAATTGGGTGCTGCCGTCCTTGCTTGCAAGGAACCTATAGGTTTATCGAACGATACCAAAATGACTTTGGCGCTGAATTGTCTGGAAAATGGCATGGAGCAAGATGCCGTGGAAGTTATGACTTCGGTGGTCGGTAACGCTTCAACCAACGTGGCGATGACGAGGGCTATGCGTTTATTCAGAGAAGCCGGGCGCGAAGATTTGGGCAAGCGCGTCACACGCGAAAGTAAAAGCCAAGTCGTCGATTTGGTATCGGCCGGTGCCGAGAAGGCGCGTCTTGGCGATTATCACGGCGCAGTCGCCTTGATGTCGGAAGCGGCAGATAAATTGCCGGAAAACCCGCAAGTGGTTTTCAATGCAGCCGTTGCGGTGCTGAAATGCCTGGATAGTCTGGGGTGGGATGAGCAATTGGGCGAGCAGGCGCGTACTTATATTAGTAATGCGCGTCGTCTTGATCCGCGCAATCCGAGACTCTCCTTGCTCGCCAGTATGTATCGCGACATTCTGAAGAAGTACGCGATGGAACGTGCCTATGGCGTACTACCAGCCAAGGCTGTCAGCAACGTCGCGCAGATTGAAAAACAATAA
- the rplK gene encoding 50S ribosomal protein L11: protein MAKKIIGFIKLQVPAGKANPSPPIGPALGQRGLNIMEFCKAFNAQTQGVEPGMPIPVVITAFADKSFTFVMKTPPATYLIKKAANLTKGSAKPHTDKVGKITRAQAEEIATTKRPDLTAADMDAAVRTIAGSARSMGITVEGL, encoded by the coding sequence ATGGCAAAGAAAATCATTGGTTTTATCAAGCTGCAAGTTCCAGCTGGTAAAGCAAACCCATCCCCACCAATCGGACCTGCTTTGGGTCAACGTGGTCTGAATATCATGGAATTCTGCAAAGCGTTTAACGCGCAGACTCAAGGTGTTGAGCCAGGTATGCCAATTCCGGTTGTGATCACCGCGTTTGCGGACAAGTCTTTCACTTTCGTGATGAAGACTCCTCCAGCAACGTACCTGATCAAAAAAGCAGCAAACCTGACCAAAGGTTCGGCTAAGCCACATACCGACAAAGTCGGCAAGATCACACGTGCACAAGCTGAAGAAATCGCTACAACTAAACGGCCGGATTTGACGGCTGCCGACATGGATGCAGCTGTGCGTACTATCGCCGGTTCCGCACGTTCCATGGGCATCACGGTGGAGGGTCTGTAA
- a CDS encoding gamma-glutamyl-gamma-aminobutyrate hydrolase family protein, producing MSDTSDSNLPPVKPSSSDAAPDSAAPDPVSPPATPAAEPQIAPLPPAFNFATKPDFGKHSTPAYQMPDDTPWKQTWRIFQARLQSLSEQVGRRLTQRTLKIGVSARIFHPESGAKGLQGKTLQYLEESIAQWVMSRDVLVLMIPTVNTNGLLHPSKIRLRDYAKHLDGLVLQGGADVAPQTYSQTATRPEWSGDSSRDMYELELLHEFIEAGKPVLGICRGCQLINVAFGGTLYQDIATDVPTAMPHVNDLYDSHRHAIQFPPGSSLASLFQGQTAPLVNSIHHQAVRDLGRDLMIEAISATDNIVEAVRYTKARFVMGLQWHPEFHRAGGSELLDCTPILDNFLRAARETRF from the coding sequence ATGTCTGACACCTCTGATAGCAACTTGCCACCTGTTAAGCCTTCATCTTCCGACGCCGCACCAGATTCAGCTGCACCAGATCCAGTTTCTCCGCCGGCAACGCCTGCTGCCGAGCCGCAAATAGCACCTCTGCCTCCCGCTTTCAATTTCGCGACCAAGCCGGATTTTGGCAAGCACAGTACGCCTGCTTATCAAATGCCGGACGATACGCCGTGGAAGCAAACTTGGCGTATTTTCCAGGCGCGTCTGCAAAGTTTGTCCGAGCAAGTAGGGCGGCGCCTGACGCAGCGCACACTCAAGATTGGTGTTTCTGCCCGTATTTTTCATCCGGAAAGCGGCGCCAAGGGTTTGCAGGGGAAGACCTTGCAATACCTTGAAGAGTCTATTGCACAGTGGGTGATGTCGCGTGATGTGCTGGTGTTGATGATCCCGACCGTCAACACGAACGGTCTTTTGCATCCGAGCAAAATTCGTTTGCGCGATTACGCCAAGCATCTGGATGGCTTGGTGTTGCAAGGCGGTGCTGACGTTGCGCCGCAGACTTACTCCCAAACGGCGACACGGCCGGAATGGAGCGGCGACAGTTCGCGCGATATGTATGAATTGGAACTGCTGCACGAATTCATTGAAGCGGGTAAGCCGGTGTTAGGCATATGCCGTGGTTGCCAGTTAATCAATGTTGCCTTTGGCGGTACCTTGTATCAAGACATCGCAACCGATGTGCCGACGGCAATGCCGCACGTTAACGACTTGTACGATAGTCATCGCCATGCCATCCAGTTCCCGCCGGGATCTTCGCTGGCGTCTCTTTTCCAAGGGCAGACTGCGCCTTTGGTTAACTCGATACATCATCAAGCCGTGCGTGATTTAGGGCGCGATCTGATGATCGAGGCGATATCGGCAACTGACAATATTGTCGAAGCGGTGCGCTATACGAAAGCCCGTTTTGTCATGGGTTTGCAATGGCATCCGGAATTCCATCGTGCGGGTGGTTCGGAGCTGCTCGATTGCACACCAATACTCGACAATTTCCTCCGCGCGGCACGAGAAACGCGTTTCTAA
- the nusG gene encoding transcription termination/antitermination protein NusG, with amino-acid sequence MSDNIQDDAQDGAPSAAAAAASTSKKRWYVVHAYSGMEKSVQRALIERATRAGMEDKFGQILVPTEEVIEVKNGQKSVSERRFFPGYVLVEMEMTDETWHLVKNTNKVTGFIGGKSNKPTPIPPHEVDKIMQQMQDGVEKPRPKVLYEVGELVRIKDGPFTDFNGNVEEVNYEKSKVRVSVTIFGRATPVELEFGQVEKV; translated from the coding sequence ATGAGCGACAATATTCAGGATGATGCGCAAGACGGTGCGCCAAGTGCCGCCGCTGCAGCAGCTTCCACTAGTAAGAAACGTTGGTATGTCGTGCACGCCTATTCCGGTATGGAAAAGAGCGTGCAACGTGCGTTAATAGAGCGTGCAACGCGCGCCGGCATGGAAGACAAGTTTGGGCAAATTCTGGTGCCTACCGAAGAAGTGATCGAAGTAAAAAACGGTCAAAAATCGGTTAGCGAACGCCGCTTTTTCCCAGGCTATGTTCTCGTCGAAATGGAAATGACCGACGAAACATGGCATCTGGTCAAGAATACGAACAAAGTAACCGGCTTCATCGGTGGCAAGTCCAACAAGCCTACCCCGATTCCGCCGCACGAAGTCGACAAGATCATGCAGCAAATGCAGGATGGCGTCGAAAAGCCACGTCCAAAAGTGTTGTACGAAGTGGGCGAGCTGGTGCGTATCAAGGATGGTCCGTTCACCGATTTCAACGGCAATGTTGAAGAAGTCAATTACGAGAAATCCAAGGTTCGCGTATCGGTAACGATCTTCGGTCGTGCTACACCGGTAGAGCTGGAATTCGGTCAAGTCGAAAAAGTTTGA
- a CDS encoding ArsC/Spx/MgsR family protein yields the protein MLIIYHNPRCSKSRGALELAQQFATQHGLTLDVVDYQKTPLTQAQLTELHHILQSEQAVSVRDMVRDNEDEFTSLKLAHADDASLLRALAAHPKLLQRPIVRFHQRAVIARPPELANAILVAS from the coding sequence ATGCTCATCATTTATCACAATCCACGTTGTTCGAAATCGCGCGGCGCATTGGAACTGGCGCAGCAATTTGCGACACAACACGGTCTGACTTTAGATGTCGTTGATTATCAAAAAACGCCGCTGACGCAGGCTCAATTGACGGAGCTGCACCACATTCTGCAATCAGAACAAGCCGTTAGCGTACGCGACATGGTGCGCGACAATGAAGACGAATTCACAAGCTTGAAATTAGCGCATGCCGATGATGCAAGCTTGCTGCGCGCACTAGCAGCGCATCCAAAATTATTGCAACGCCCGATCGTTCGCTTTCATCAACGCGCGGTGATCGCACGTCCACCAGAATTGGCAAATGCAATTCTGGTTGCATCCTAA
- a CDS encoding DHA2 family efflux MFS transporter permease subunit — protein MQALTLEELRSRYGARYKWLVLLTCMIGSVAAILSSTIVNVAIPDLSRYFALGQERAQWVSTGFMLAMTLSMLMTPWLLLRFGLRRTYGGAIVLLLLGGVVGGFSINYQMLLAMRVLEGLAAGVMQPIPAIVILRAFEQHEQGKAMGIFGFGVVLAPAIGPSVGGFLVELFGWRSIFFVVVPPCLLVLFLIQRFLASYTPTLEHAKPLDWKGLLLIGVSIISLLNGVVELRGDMSQAVILLVLGVTTLIAFIIYQMRTKAEPLMNMKLFRYRQFAMGALVAFIYGMGLYGSTYLLPIYMQMAMNYAPSQAGLVLLPAGIVLAVTIPLAGRLADSYPPNVLVAIGLFLLASSFALMANGSPATSYWLLMAWAVIGRIGLGFVLPALSLGAMRGVDNSLIAQGASAINFVRQLGGAIGVSMVGVVLEWRITLHQSRQALGIDNHRNAFNETFLLVAVLCAVAVITAWYMREKPWQKDKQNNMTGL, from the coding sequence ATGCAAGCACTCACTCTGGAAGAGCTGCGCAGCCGCTATGGTGCACGCTATAAATGGCTGGTCTTGTTGACTTGCATGATAGGTAGCGTCGCGGCGATTCTTTCTTCCACCATCGTCAATGTGGCGATCCCTGATCTGAGCCGTTACTTCGCGCTCGGGCAAGAGCGTGCGCAATGGGTTTCTACCGGCTTCATGCTGGCGATGACTTTGTCTATGCTGATGACACCGTGGTTACTGCTGCGTTTTGGCTTGCGTCGTACATACGGCGGAGCGATTGTCTTGTTGCTGCTAGGCGGCGTGGTCGGCGGTTTCAGTATCAATTATCAGATGTTGTTAGCTATGCGCGTGCTGGAAGGATTGGCTGCCGGCGTGATGCAGCCGATACCGGCAATCGTGATTTTGCGTGCGTTCGAACAGCACGAACAGGGCAAGGCGATGGGGATATTCGGTTTCGGCGTGGTGCTGGCGCCGGCGATTGGACCTAGTGTGGGCGGTTTTCTGGTGGAGTTGTTTGGCTGGCGTTCGATTTTTTTCGTGGTGGTGCCACCGTGCTTGCTGGTGCTTTTTCTGATCCAGCGTTTTCTCGCGTCATATACGCCAACGCTGGAGCATGCCAAACCACTCGACTGGAAGGGTTTGCTGTTAATCGGCGTCAGCATTATCAGTTTGCTTAATGGCGTCGTCGAATTGCGCGGCGATATGTCGCAGGCGGTCATTTTGCTGGTGCTCGGTGTGACGACCTTGATTGCTTTCATCATTTATCAAATGCGTACCAAGGCAGAACCTTTGATGAATATGAAGCTATTCCGCTATCGCCAGTTTGCGATGGGTGCGTTGGTGGCGTTCATTTACGGCATGGGCTTGTACGGTTCGACTTATCTGTTGCCGATTTATATGCAGATGGCCATGAATTACGCGCCATCGCAGGCGGGTTTGGTGTTGTTGCCAGCCGGGATAGTGCTGGCGGTGACGATACCGCTGGCTGGGCGTCTGGCAGACAGTTATCCGCCTAATGTACTGGTGGCTATTGGTTTGTTTTTATTGGCGTCGTCGTTCGCCTTGATGGCAAACGGTTCACCGGCAACCAGTTACTGGCTGCTGATGGCGTGGGCAGTGATAGGTCGGATAGGTTTGGGTTTTGTATTGCCGGCACTTAGTTTGGGGGCGATGCGTGGTGTGGATAACAGTTTGATAGCGCAAGGTGCCAGTGCCATCAATTTCGTACGTCAGCTTGGCGGTGCCATCGGTGTCAGCATGGTCGGCGTCGTGCTGGAGTGGCGGATTACGCTGCATCAATCGCGTCAGGCATTGGGTATAGACAATCATCGCAATGCCTTTAATGAAACTTTTTTACTGGTTGCCGTCTTGTGCGCAGTGGCTGTCATAACGGCTTGGTATATGCGCGAAAAGCCATGGCAAAAAGACAAGCAAAATAATATGACGGGATTGTGA